From the Oleiharenicola lentus genome, one window contains:
- a CDS encoding polyprenyl synthetase family protein, with protein sequence MSVAPSFQANAHPVDPFGIIAPQLAALDAFMKAQAAQFEPEIRDMAGYCLEASGKRLRPALVFFSGWEFGGRVDESLVRAAAVVEMVHLATLVHDDIMDRAELRRGRLTASRKFGPDAAVLLGDALFSQALHIASQFPTAEVCRLVSASTRRVCSGEIMQTLRRRDFNVTLADYRRMIDLKTAELFRTSCYLGAMLSHQTSGFADAADKFGHHLGIAYQIYDDLVDFVGEEKNIGKTLGTDLATGKLTLPLMLLLDRIPVDERARLIADMREGHSPGLATSQQRMHQLGIGAAVVQSINDELSIALESILPFSSAPAAPLLKELASLLSRQVASLPTSVVSPA encoded by the coding sequence ATGAGTGTAGCCCCTTCATTTCAAGCGAACGCACATCCAGTGGACCCATTTGGGATTATTGCGCCTCAGCTTGCGGCACTAGATGCTTTTATGAAAGCGCAAGCCGCCCAATTTGAGCCGGAAATTAGAGATATGGCGGGATATTGTTTGGAGGCCTCTGGCAAGAGACTCCGGCCAGCTCTGGTTTTTTTCAGCGGATGGGAGTTCGGTGGACGGGTGGATGAATCCTTGGTACGTGCCGCAGCGGTGGTCGAGATGGTGCACCTGGCCACATTGGTGCACGATGATATCATGGATCGCGCTGAATTGCGTCGGGGTCGCCTCACCGCGTCGCGCAAATTCGGTCCCGATGCCGCGGTGCTGTTGGGGGATGCATTGTTTTCCCAAGCGCTGCACATCGCCTCCCAATTCCCGACCGCAGAGGTGTGCCGTTTGGTTTCGGCTTCGACTCGCCGGGTTTGCTCGGGCGAGATTATGCAGACCCTCAGGCGCCGAGACTTCAATGTTACGCTGGCCGACTATCGGCGAATGATCGACCTTAAGACAGCCGAACTCTTCCGCACTTCCTGTTATTTGGGCGCGATGCTATCGCACCAGACGAGCGGCTTTGCTGATGCGGCTGATAAATTTGGCCATCACCTGGGCATCGCTTATCAGATCTATGATGACCTCGTCGATTTTGTGGGTGAGGAAAAGAATATCGGCAAAACCCTGGGAACTGACTTGGCGACCGGGAAGCTGACACTTCCCCTGATGTTGCTCTTGGATAGAATCCCGGTGGATGAGCGGGCGCGATTGATTGCCGACATGAGGGAAGGGCACTCGCCTGGCTTGGCAACAAGTCAGCAACGCATGCACCAACTGGGAATTGGCGCTGCCGTGGTTCAATCGATCAATGACGAACTCTCGATTGCCTTGGAATCTATTCTGCCATTTTCGTCGGCCCCGGCAGCGCCTTTGTTAAAAGAATTGGCATCTTTGCTCAGCCGGCAGGTTGCCAGTTTGCCAACATCGGTGGTTTCTCCGGCCTAA
- a CDS encoding sigma-70 family RNA polymerase sigma factor, with amino-acid sequence MNLTRVFTKTAIASPERQQEADADLGIVRLVQAGDVSAFDKLIIKYRERLFGVVYNLTANREDASDLTQEAFIKAFQSINRFQGNCSFFTWLYKIAVNTTLSHLRRNRMRSFFSLEKLSEDGPGSEVIEKLTDRNGADRDTYLRELQEKLNEALQKLSIPHRTVITLFEIDGLSHGEIAEIVGCSEGTVRSRLHYAKQFLQGELSKYIRS; translated from the coding sequence ATGAACCTGACCCGCGTCTTCACCAAGACGGCCATAGCCAGCCCCGAGCGTCAGCAGGAGGCGGATGCAGATTTGGGCATCGTCCGACTGGTGCAGGCCGGCGATGTGTCGGCCTTCGACAAGCTTATCATCAAGTATCGGGAACGGCTCTTTGGTGTGGTATACAATCTCACCGCTAATCGCGAAGACGCATCCGATCTTACGCAGGAAGCCTTCATCAAGGCTTTCCAGTCCATCAACCGTTTTCAAGGTAACTGCTCGTTCTTCACCTGGCTCTACAAGATAGCGGTTAACACAACGCTAAGTCACTTGCGCCGCAATCGGATGCGAAGCTTTTTTAGCTTGGAAAAACTGAGCGAGGACGGCCCGGGTTCGGAAGTAATTGAAAAACTGACAGATAGGAATGGGGCCGATCGCGATACCTACCTGCGAGAGCTTCAGGAAAAATTGAACGAAGCGCTCCAAAAATTGTCTATCCCACATCGCACAGTGATTACTCTCTTCGAAATCGATGGCCTCAGCCACGGCGAAATCGCCGAGATCGTAGGCTGCTCCGAAGGCACCGTCCGGTCCCGTCTGCACTACGCCAAACAGTTCCTACAGGGTGAATTATCGAAGTATATCCGCTCCTGA
- a CDS encoding fumarate hydratase has product MPTPSFVYQDPLPLGADDTEYRLLTKEGVSTASFEGKEILKVAPEALAYLSREAFHDTNFYLRPKHLEQVAAILQDPEASANDRYVALTLLKNAEIAARGILPMCQDTGTASIFAKKGQQVWTGANDAEWLSRGVYDCYTKENLRYSQTAPLDLFKETNTGTNLPAQIDLHATEGAKYEFLFVAKGGGSANKMFLFQETKALLNPKSLEKFVTDKLQLLGTSACPPYHLVFVIGGTSAEACMKTLKLASAKYLDALPTTGNEHGRAFRDTAMEEKILKIAQNAKVGAQFGGKYFALDVRVVRLPRHGASCPVGMGVSCSADRNIKAKITKDGVFLEKMETDPGRFIPAEARCFKDDQIVRIDLTKPMTEIRAELSRHPVTTRVLLSGPMIVARDIAHAKLKERIDAGQGLPDYIKNHPVYYAGPAKTPTGYASGSFGPTTAGRMDSYVELFQSHGGSLVMLAKGNRSKAVTDACKKHGGFYLGSIGGPAAILAQDNIKKVEVLEYPELGMEAVWKIEVQDFPAFILVDDKGRDFFFDNCGICVADK; this is encoded by the coding sequence ATGCCTACGCCGTCTTTTGTCTATCAAGACCCCCTGCCCCTCGGCGCCGACGATACCGAATACCGCCTCCTGACCAAGGAGGGCGTCTCCACTGCGAGCTTTGAGGGCAAGGAGATCCTCAAGGTCGCTCCCGAAGCGCTCGCCTACCTCTCGCGCGAAGCCTTTCACGACACGAATTTTTATCTGCGCCCAAAACACCTCGAACAGGTCGCCGCGATTCTGCAGGATCCCGAGGCCTCGGCCAATGACCGCTACGTCGCGCTCACCCTGCTGAAGAACGCCGAGATCGCCGCGCGCGGCATCCTGCCCATGTGCCAGGACACGGGGACCGCGTCCATCTTCGCCAAGAAAGGCCAGCAGGTTTGGACCGGGGCGAACGACGCCGAATGGCTCTCGCGCGGCGTCTACGACTGCTACACCAAGGAAAACCTGCGCTACTCGCAAACGGCCCCGCTGGACCTGTTCAAGGAAACCAACACCGGCACCAACCTGCCCGCCCAGATTGACCTGCACGCAACGGAGGGGGCGAAATACGAGTTCCTGTTCGTGGCCAAGGGCGGCGGCTCGGCCAACAAGATGTTTCTCTTTCAGGAGACCAAGGCCCTGCTCAACCCCAAGAGTCTGGAAAAATTCGTCACCGACAAGCTGCAACTCCTCGGCACCTCAGCCTGCCCGCCCTATCACCTCGTGTTCGTGATCGGCGGCACCAGCGCAGAAGCGTGCATGAAAACGCTGAAGCTGGCCTCCGCCAAATATCTTGATGCCCTGCCCACCACCGGCAACGAACACGGCCGCGCCTTCCGTGACACCGCGATGGAAGAAAAAATCCTGAAGATCGCCCAGAACGCTAAAGTCGGCGCCCAGTTCGGCGGCAAATACTTCGCGCTCGATGTCCGTGTCGTCCGCCTGCCGCGCCACGGGGCCAGTTGCCCGGTCGGCATGGGCGTATCGTGCAGCGCCGACCGCAACATCAAGGCCAAGATCACCAAAGACGGCGTGTTCCTTGAAAAGATGGAGACCGACCCCGGTCGCTTCATCCCCGCCGAAGCTCGGTGCTTCAAGGACGACCAGATCGTGCGTATCGATCTTACTAAGCCGATGACTGAGATTCGCGCCGAACTATCGCGGCACCCTGTCACGACACGCGTGCTGCTGAGCGGCCCGATGATCGTCGCCCGCGACATCGCCCACGCAAAGCTCAAGGAACGCATCGACGCCGGCCAAGGCCTGCCCGACTACATCAAGAACCATCCGGTTTACTACGCCGGGCCGGCTAAAACGCCCACGGGCTACGCTTCGGGCTCCTTCGGTCCCACCACCGCGGGACGCATGGACAGCTATGTGGAGCTTTTTCAGTCACACGGCGGCTCGCTCGTGATGCTCGCCAAGGGCAACCGCAGCAAAGCCGTCACCGACGCCTGCAAGAAGCATGGCGGATTTTACCTCGGTAGCATCGGCGGCCCCGCAGCCATCCTGGCCCAGGACAACATCAAGAAAGTCGAGGTTCTCGAGTACCCCGAACTCGGCATGGAGGCCGTGTGGAAGATCGAGGTGCAGGACTTTCCGGCGTTCATCCTCGTGGACGACAAGGGCCGCGACTTCTTCTTCGACAACTGCGGCATCTGCGTGGCCGACAAATAA
- a CDS encoding KpsF/GutQ family sugar-phosphate isomerase, with the protein MPLDSATLLAQARNCLAIEREALSATAKGLDREFVAVVRTVEATVGAGGKLILSGVGKNAHIAQKLTGTFNSIGVPACFLDATQALHGDLGLCAAGDLAILLSNSGATQEMLRLLPLFEKFGLKTIALTGAPDSELARGADLRLIYSAPREACPLALAPTASTTAALALGDALAMVLLESRGLTREDFAKYHPAGTLGLTLLLHVKDIMRTGDACPVLKEAKTTVQQAIFAMTKAKAGAVALVDAKGRLTGIFTDGDFRRSALTGDPGFLGQPVSACMTKGGKTVPTEALAVEALKLFQQFKISDLFAVDAKGRPAGYIDVQDLPKLKIL; encoded by the coding sequence ATGCCACTGGACTCCGCCACCCTCCTTGCCCAGGCCCGCAATTGCCTCGCCATCGAGCGCGAGGCGCTCTCCGCCACCGCGAAGGGACTCGACCGCGAGTTTGTCGCCGTGGTGCGCACGGTGGAGGCCACCGTCGGAGCAGGCGGCAAGCTCATCCTTTCCGGCGTGGGCAAGAACGCCCACATCGCCCAGAAGCTCACCGGCACCTTCAACAGCATCGGCGTGCCCGCGTGCTTTCTCGATGCCACCCAGGCCCTGCACGGCGACCTTGGCCTTTGCGCGGCGGGTGATCTGGCGATCCTGCTCAGCAACAGCGGCGCGACCCAGGAGATGCTGCGCTTGCTGCCGCTCTTCGAGAAGTTCGGCCTGAAGACCATCGCCCTGACCGGCGCTCCCGACAGCGAACTGGCCCGCGGCGCGGATCTCCGCCTCATCTATTCGGCGCCGCGCGAGGCCTGCCCACTCGCCCTGGCCCCGACAGCGAGCACCACGGCCGCGCTTGCCCTCGGTGATGCGCTGGCGATGGTGTTGCTCGAGAGCCGCGGCCTGACGCGCGAGGACTTCGCCAAATATCATCCCGCCGGCACCCTTGGTCTGACCCTGCTGCTGCATGTGAAGGACATTATGCGCACCGGCGACGCCTGCCCCGTGCTCAAGGAGGCGAAGACCACGGTGCAACAGGCGATCTTCGCAATGACCAAGGCCAAGGCCGGCGCCGTAGCGCTGGTGGATGCCAAAGGCCGCCTGACCGGTATTTTCACCGACGGGGATTTCCGTCGCAGTGCGCTGACCGGCGATCCGGGCTTCCTCGGCCAACCCGTCAGCGCTTGCATGACCAAGGGCGGCAAGACCGTCCCGACCGAGGCGCTCGCCGTCGAAGCGTTGAAGCTTTTTCAGCAGTTCAAGATTTCCGATCTTTTTGCCGTCGATGCGAAAGGCCGGCCGGCCGGCTACATCGACGTGCAGGATCTGCCGAAGCTGAAGATCCTGTAG
- a CDS encoding Cell division protein CpoB, producing MPFRCPPFRCLFPVLLGLMALWLGGCTESDRLTYASELDEPNYREGQALLKSGRRQEALAAFLKVIDRRRDDAPESHLEVGLLYSQHINDPLSSIYHFRKYLAQRPNSPQAPLVRQRIDAAIREFARTIPAQPIENQAQRVDLIATLDRLKQENEALKVQLAELRAARGNVPVQLDAPEAPTVVTTNPPRSGGGLNFSLEPEPTVRTRPAPATPPRPASATTIPPPKTAVPATRQTAPAVAVAAGRTHVVQPGDTLSKLAQQYYSNRAKWRDIYAANRGVMKSEGDLRVGMQLKIP from the coding sequence GTGCCGTTCCGCTGTCCACCGTTTCGCTGCCTGTTTCCGGTCCTCCTCGGGCTGATGGCGCTTTGGCTGGGCGGTTGCACGGAAAGTGACCGCCTCACCTACGCCAGCGAACTGGACGAACCCAACTATCGGGAGGGGCAGGCGCTGCTCAAGTCGGGCCGCAGGCAGGAAGCGCTCGCCGCCTTCCTCAAGGTCATTGATCGCCGGCGCGACGACGCCCCGGAGTCTCATCTCGAGGTGGGACTGCTCTATTCGCAGCACATCAACGACCCGCTTTCCTCCATCTACCACTTCCGGAAATACCTCGCGCAACGCCCCAACAGCCCGCAGGCCCCCCTCGTGCGGCAGCGCATTGATGCGGCGATCCGTGAGTTTGCCCGCACCATCCCGGCGCAGCCGATCGAGAACCAGGCGCAACGCGTGGACCTGATTGCCACGCTCGACCGTCTGAAGCAGGAAAACGAAGCCCTGAAGGTGCAACTCGCCGAGCTGCGCGCCGCCCGTGGCAATGTGCCGGTGCAGCTGGATGCGCCGGAGGCCCCGACCGTCGTGACCACCAATCCGCCGCGCTCGGGCGGTGGCTTGAATTTTTCGCTCGAGCCTGAGCCGACTGTGCGCACCCGCCCGGCTCCGGCGACTCCGCCGCGCCCCGCATCCGCAACCACGATCCCCCCGCCCAAGACAGCGGTACCGGCCACGCGGCAGACCGCCCCGGCCGTTGCCGTTGCGGCCGGCCGCACGCATGTGGTGCAACCCGGCGACACACTGTCCAAGCTGGCCCAGCAGTATTACAGCAACCGCGCCAAGTGGCGCGACATCTACGCGGCCAACCGAGGGGTCATGAAGAGCGAGGGCGACCTTCGGGTCGGCATGCAGCTGAAAATTCCCTGA
- a CDS encoding 6-pyruvoyl trahydropterin synthase family protein has product MPYRIAKTLTFESGHILSKHKGRCRFPHGHSRTVEVVLAAEQLDANDMVCDFKAVKRSLESLLDRWDHALCLNTADPGFIDLQRTYGERVVAFAGTDPTTEVMARTIFEALQQRLHEATKESAAEFPISPGVRLERVRVTETATSWAEYSA; this is encoded by the coding sequence ATGCCCTACCGCATCGCCAAGACGCTGACCTTCGAGAGCGGTCACATTCTCAGCAAGCACAAGGGACGCTGCCGGTTTCCGCACGGCCATAGCCGCACCGTTGAAGTCGTGCTTGCAGCCGAGCAACTCGACGCCAACGACATGGTCTGCGATTTCAAAGCCGTGAAGCGGTCGCTCGAAAGCCTGCTCGACCGCTGGGACCACGCCCTCTGCCTGAACACCGCCGACCCGGGGTTCATCGATCTGCAGCGCACCTACGGCGAGCGCGTCGTGGCCTTCGCCGGCACCGACCCCACGACGGAAGTCATGGCGCGAACCATATTCGAGGCTTTGCAGCAAAGGCTGCACGAAGCCACGAAGGAGAGTGCGGCCGAATTTCCAATCTCACCGGGAGTGCGATTGGAGCGCGTGCGCGTGACCGAGACCGCCACCAGCTGGGCTGAGTATTCGGCGTGA
- the hemN gene encoding oxygen-independent coproporphyrinogen III oxidase — MVSPRNTVLPPPSAEPALELVRKYNVPGPRYTSYPTAPQFSADVDRAALRAEIARDNADPARPLSLYFHLPFCESLCWYCGCNTVITRRRSSAGEYVGLLRRELAITQPLLNTARPVTQLHFGGGTPTFLPPEEIDRLGQAIHEVFTFAPDAEISVEIDPRRLTKEHVEAYRRLGCNRASLGVQDTNPQVQLAIHRWQPLAQTAQAITWLREAGYQSVSVDLIYGLPVQTPESFAKTLDEVIALTPDRLAVFSYAHVPWIKPAQKIFDDRQQLPTTEAKLEMLTTAARALTAAGYVHVGMDHFARPDDELARAHDDGTLYRNFQGYTTRAGASLYGFGMSSISQTDGSFRQNFKDLEEYAAAIERNELPLERGFLLSEEDKRRRSLVMDVMCRQRVDYATLSRRTGIDVARAFAPEIASLADLEADGLLQRDETGFEITPLGELFRRIIAMRFDAYLDRGPRKFSRTV, encoded by the coding sequence ATGGTGTCTCCACGCAACACCGTCCTTCCACCTCCATCCGCCGAACCGGCCCTCGAGCTGGTCCGCAAGTATAACGTACCCGGGCCGCGCTACACGTCCTACCCGACGGCCCCGCAGTTTTCCGCCGACGTTGACCGGGCCGCGCTGCGCGCTGAGATCGCGCGCGACAACGCCGACCCCGCCCGGCCGCTTTCGCTCTATTTCCACCTGCCGTTCTGCGAGTCGCTCTGCTGGTATTGCGGCTGTAACACCGTGATCACGCGGCGCCGCTCGTCGGCGGGTGAATACGTCGGCCTGCTCCGCCGGGAACTCGCGATCACGCAGCCGCTCCTCAACACGGCGCGGCCCGTCACGCAGCTTCACTTCGGCGGCGGCACGCCGACGTTTCTGCCGCCGGAGGAGATCGACCGCCTCGGCCAGGCCATTCATGAGGTGTTCACCTTTGCCCCCGACGCCGAGATCTCCGTTGAGATCGACCCGCGCCGCCTGACGAAGGAGCACGTCGAGGCCTACCGCCGGCTCGGCTGCAACCGCGCCTCGCTCGGCGTGCAGGACACCAACCCGCAGGTGCAGCTCGCGATCCACCGCTGGCAGCCTCTCGCGCAAACCGCCCAGGCCATCACCTGGCTGCGGGAGGCCGGCTACCAGTCCGTCAGCGTGGATCTAATCTATGGCCTGCCCGTGCAGACGCCGGAATCGTTCGCCAAGACCCTCGACGAGGTCATCGCGCTCACCCCCGACCGACTCGCCGTCTTCAGCTACGCGCACGTGCCATGGATCAAGCCGGCGCAGAAAATCTTCGACGACCGGCAGCAGCTGCCCACGACGGAGGCCAAGCTGGAGATGCTCACCACCGCCGCGCGCGCCCTCACCGCCGCCGGTTACGTGCACGTTGGCATGGATCACTTCGCCCGGCCCGACGACGAACTCGCCCGCGCGCACGACGACGGCACGCTCTACCGCAATTTCCAGGGTTACACCACCCGGGCCGGCGCCTCGCTCTACGGCTTCGGCATGTCGTCCATCTCACAAACCGACGGCTCTTTCCGCCAAAACTTCAAGGACCTTGAGGAGTACGCCGCTGCGATCGAGCGCAACGAGCTGCCGCTGGAGCGCGGTTTCCTGCTCAGCGAGGAGGACAAGCGTCGCCGCTCTCTGGTCATGGACGTGATGTGCCGCCAACGCGTGGATTACGCCACCCTGTCGCGTCGCACCGGCATCGATGTCGCCCGGGCCTTCGCCCCGGAGATTGCCTCCCTCGCCGACTTGGAGGCCGACGGCCTGCTCCAGCGCGACGAGACCGGCTTCGAAATCACGCCGCTCGGCGAGTTGTTCCGCCGGATCATCGCGATGCGTTTCGACGCCTATCTCGACCGGGGCCCGCGGAAATTCTCGCGTACCGTCTGA
- a CDS encoding acyltransferase family protein, with amino-acid sequence MLRGACALTVFLNHWPLWSNFSPAGALETTVRDLLGGIYRMFIHLTWPTGGQHPALIGFFVLSGFCVHLPFERKIGLRDWRPDWRGYLRRRFWRIMPVYWVGVGLGLLAMMAEHSRPTGDGLLVLHTTATPWQVAARVGGWTGVWPEEIFAGNYILHTVGSEILIYAAYPLFFVAAAAGRWWLLGLGALGLQLLALPLMRVVDPFVIFPSVIMMGLFWYFGALAAHLHARRTWKVPGWWIGGLWAGFLLLQVTPHFFGLNMIKQLIWGLVCMLAIVWLVGWERRNDNAHGWLGVRFLCWNGDISYPLYAVHTPVILLTNWMLLSFGTGRSYGIQLALNLIVPLVVTLVVHHGIEKRLYRPRGTA; translated from the coding sequence ATGCTGCGAGGAGCCTGTGCGTTGACGGTATTTCTGAACCACTGGCCGCTTTGGTCCAACTTCTCACCTGCGGGCGCGCTGGAAACAACTGTTCGCGACCTTTTGGGCGGAATCTATCGGATGTTCATCCATCTGACTTGGCCTACGGGCGGACAACACCCGGCCCTGATTGGATTCTTCGTGCTGAGTGGGTTTTGCGTGCATCTGCCGTTTGAACGCAAGATCGGCCTAAGGGATTGGCGGCCTGACTGGCGCGGGTATTTGCGGCGGAGATTCTGGCGCATCATGCCGGTCTATTGGGTTGGGGTAGGGCTGGGCTTGCTGGCCATGATGGCCGAGCACTCACGACCGACCGGTGATGGCCTGTTGGTCTTGCATACCACGGCGACTCCTTGGCAGGTGGCGGCCCGGGTGGGCGGTTGGACCGGCGTGTGGCCCGAGGAGATATTTGCCGGGAATTACATCCTGCACACCGTGGGTTCGGAAATCCTCATCTATGCGGCGTATCCGCTGTTCTTCGTGGCGGCGGCCGCCGGCCGTTGGTGGTTGCTGGGGCTGGGGGCGCTCGGATTGCAGCTGCTCGCTCTGCCCCTGATGAGGGTGGTGGATCCTTTCGTGATCTTTCCCAGCGTGATCATGATGGGGCTCTTTTGGTATTTCGGGGCCCTCGCCGCGCATCTGCATGCGAGGCGCACATGGAAGGTCCCGGGTTGGTGGATTGGCGGGCTCTGGGCGGGGTTCCTTCTCCTTCAGGTGACTCCTCATTTTTTCGGCCTTAACATGATCAAGCAGCTGATCTGGGGCCTGGTCTGCATGCTGGCCATAGTCTGGTTGGTCGGCTGGGAGCGCAGGAACGATAACGCCCACGGGTGGCTGGGTGTGCGATTCCTGTGTTGGAACGGCGATATCAGCTACCCGCTGTATGCAGTGCATACCCCGGTGATTTTGCTGACCAATTGGATGCTTCTGAGTTTTGGCACCGGTCGGAGCTATGGAATACAGCTGGCACTGAATCTGATCGTGCCGCTTGTCGTCACGCTGGTGGTGCACCACGGCATCGAGAAGCGTCTCTACCGTCCGCGGGGCACGGCCTGA
- a CDS encoding MHYT domain-containing protein: MQAAYSQWIVVLSYVIAVIASYVALDMASRVSASRGTKVARYWMAGGAIAMGAGIWSMHFVGMLAMSLPIEIPYNIPITFLSLVFAIAASGVALFTISRGEIRPRRLLTAGVVMGGGVALMHYTGMVALEISPRPTYEPVLFTVSILIAIAASVAAMWICFQLKSDTIATAFWKKSASALVMGVAIWGMHFTAMAAAVFDANTVCGAAADTIDNKWLATTVGLCTFFFLAATMLISLVDAKMTEHRTNLEAQSERLFNQSLNLICSCAPDGRFQRLNPAGWAILGYSCDVLPRLTFMEIIEAQDRPAVQAAINSLASGKPALSVEARCHSADGTAKALLWNLTLSADRSGFYVIGHDLTERKQAEEELARTYQRLIEVSRQAGMAEVATGVLHNVGNVLNSVNVSASLASEIARRSRIDQLEKLCGLLEARRSDLGQYLTTDPQGRLVPDFLRALADGFTKERSTLLGELENLRKSIEHIRNIVAMQQSHAKSVGVTETLPLTDLIESALRINADILARRNIELVRDYQATPTVMIDKHKVMQILINLIRNACHACDETGRTDKRISVQTTGEKTRCRITVTDNGVGIPAENLARIFNHGFTTRKDGHGFGLHTGALAAKELGGTLQVTSDGAGRGASFTLEIPCATPASSAQAA; encoded by the coding sequence GTGCAAGCAGCCTATAGCCAGTGGATCGTCGTGCTTTCGTATGTGATCGCGGTCATCGCGTCCTATGTCGCGCTCGACATGGCTTCGCGCGTGTCCGCGAGTCGCGGCACCAAGGTCGCCCGCTACTGGATGGCGGGCGGAGCGATCGCCATGGGGGCGGGCATCTGGTCCATGCACTTCGTGGGCATGCTGGCCATGTCCCTGCCGATCGAAATCCCGTACAACATCCCAATCACGTTCCTGTCCTTGGTGTTCGCGATTGCGGCCTCGGGTGTGGCGCTTTTCACGATCAGCCGGGGTGAAATCCGGCCGCGTCGGCTGCTGACCGCGGGTGTCGTCATGGGCGGCGGCGTGGCGCTGATGCACTACACGGGCATGGTCGCCCTGGAAATCTCGCCTCGGCCAACCTACGAACCGGTGCTGTTCACCGTCTCCATCCTGATCGCCATCGCAGCCTCGGTGGCGGCGATGTGGATCTGTTTCCAGCTGAAATCCGACACCATCGCCACGGCCTTCTGGAAAAAGTCCGCGAGTGCGCTGGTGATGGGCGTCGCGATCTGGGGCATGCACTTCACGGCGATGGCCGCGGCGGTCTTCGACGCCAACACCGTCTGTGGCGCGGCGGCCGATACCATCGACAACAAGTGGCTCGCGACCACCGTGGGGCTGTGCACGTTCTTCTTCCTCGCGGCGACGATGCTGATCTCGCTGGTTGATGCCAAGATGACCGAGCATCGCACCAACCTCGAGGCCCAGAGCGAGCGCCTGTTCAACCAGTCGCTCAACCTCATCTGCAGCTGCGCTCCCGACGGCAGGTTCCAACGGTTGAATCCCGCCGGATGGGCCATCCTCGGCTACTCGTGCGACGTGCTGCCGCGCCTGACGTTCATGGAAATCATCGAGGCGCAGGACCGGCCCGCCGTGCAAGCCGCGATCAACTCGCTGGCCTCCGGCAAACCCGCACTGTCCGTCGAGGCACGCTGCCACAGTGCCGACGGCACGGCGAAAGCCCTGCTCTGGAACCTGACTCTCTCGGCCGACCGCTCGGGATTCTACGTCATCGGCCACGATCTCACCGAGCGCAAACAGGCCGAGGAAGAACTTGCCCGCACTTACCAGCGGCTGATTGAAGTGTCGCGTCAGGCCGGCATGGCCGAGGTGGCAACCGGGGTCCTGCACAACGTCGGCAACGTGCTCAACAGTGTCAACGTGTCGGCCTCCCTCGCCTCCGAGATCGCCCGCCGCTCGCGCATCGATCAGCTGGAAAAGCTCTGCGGGCTGCTGGAGGCGCGGCGCAGCGACCTCGGCCAATATCTCACAACCGACCCGCAAGGCCGCCTTGTCCCGGATTTTCTGCGGGCGCTGGCCGACGGCTTCACCAAGGAGCGCTCCACCCTGCTCGGCGAGTTGGAGAATCTCCGCAAGAGCATCGAGCACATTCGCAACATCGTCGCGATGCAGCAGAGCCACGCCAAGAGCGTCGGGGTCACCGAGACCCTCCCCCTCACCGACCTGATCGAAAGTGCGCTGCGCATCAACGCCGACATCCTCGCCCGTCGAAACATTGAGCTGGTGCGCGACTACCAGGCGACACCGACCGTGATGATCGACAAGCACAAGGTCATGCAGATTCTCATCAACCTCATCCGCAACGCCTGCCACGCCTGCGACGAAACGGGGCGGACCGACAAACGCATCTCGGTGCAGACGACCGGCGAAAAGACCCGCTGCCGGATCACGGTGACCGACAACGGCGTCGGCATCCCCGCGGAAAACCTTGCCCGCATCTTCAACCACGGTTTCACCACCCGGAAGGACGGCCACGGCTTCGGCCTGCATACCGGCGCGCTCGCCGCCAAGGAGCTGGGAGGCACTTTGCAGGTGACAAGTGACGGTGCCGGCCGCGGCGCCAGCTTTACGCTGGAGATCCCCTGCGCGACCCCGGCCAGTTCGGCGCAAGCCGCATGA